A part of Carettochelys insculpta isolate YL-2023 chromosome 1, ASM3395843v1, whole genome shotgun sequence genomic DNA contains:
- the LOC142002144 gene encoding olfactory receptor 52M1-like — protein MSDSNTSDFINPSTFILLGISGLEAAHVWISIPFCTMYATALLGNCTILFIVKKEPSLHEPMYYFLCMLAVTDLVLSTSFVPKTLSIFWFNSREISFSGCLTQMYFINCFAAMESGILVAMAFDRYVAICHPLRHSTILTYCMVAKITLAVVLRGSLIVLPYPILARQWPYCRTNIIPHTYCKHITVVSLSCADFSISSDYGAPVTFFVTILDIFLISVSYILIFWAIFKLRTKDARLKVFGTCGAHLLSILAFYIPDLFSSLMYRFGSFVPLPVLILNSNMHLLASPVLHPIIYGVRTKQIRDRLLLLFTHKRT, from the coding sequence ATGTCAGATTCCAACACAAGTGACTTCATcaacccctccaccttcatcctgCTAGGCATTTCTGGCCTGGAGGCAGCtcatgtctggatctccatccctttCTGCACAATGTACGCCACAGCTCTCTTGGGAAACTGCACCATCCTGTTCATTGTGAAGAAGGagccaagcctccatgagcccatgtactatttcctctgcatgctggctgtcactgacttggtcctgtccacatCCTTTGTTCCCAAAACACTGAGTATCTTCTGGTTCAACTCCAGGGAGATCAGTTTTAGTGGTtgcctcacccagatgtactTCATTAACTGCTTTGCAGCCATGGAGTCTGGGATCCttgtggccatggcttttgatcgctacgtggccatctgccatcccctgagacattccaccattCTTACATACTGCATGGTGGCCAAGATTACCCTGGCAGTAGTACTGCGTGGTAGTTTGATTGTGTTGCCATATCCCATCCTGGCGAGGCAgtggccatattgcagaaccaacatcatccccCACACATACTGCAAGCACATAACTGTGGTGTCCCTGTCCTGTGCTGACTTCAGCATCAGCAGTGACTATGGTGCCCCTGTGACATTCTTTGTGACCATCCTtgatatatttttaatttctgtgtcCTACATTCTTATCTTCTGGGCCATCTTCAAGCTCCGCACAAAGGACGCCCGGCTTAAGGTCTTTGGGACCTGTGGAGCCCACCTCTTATCCATCTTAGCCTTTTACATTCCAGATCTGTTCTCCTCCCTCATGTACAGGTTTGGTTCCTTTGTGCCCCTACCTGTCCTCATTCTCAATTCTAACATGCACCTTCTGGCGTCCCCCGTGCTGcaccccatcatctatggggtgagGACGAAGCAAATCCGGGAcaggctgctcttgctatttacTCATAAAAGAACCTAA